The following proteins are co-located in the Chloroflexota bacterium genome:
- a CDS encoding helix-turn-helix transcriptional regulator has product MNEHLGQERVRADVIRLCRTTVDPLVFYAEANRLIGKVAPFDLSCWHQLDPATLLPTSHYNEFGIPAPAAWAHNEYMVDDLNKFSDLARADVPAASLSGATEGHPERSSRYRELLTHEGFRDEMRVAFVDSEACWGAALFLRAAGRPDYTPAEAAFLAELSRPIAQALRRSLLTLALAAGEGDEAPGLVVIDAAGRIESLTEPALRWMAELAEVGISVPDRLPSSVAAVAAVARSEPDLRRAGVPRVRALTRGGRWLVLHGALLEGTADGKVAVIIEPARSPEIAPLIVQAYGLTPRERDVAELVLQGRSTNEIAALLTVSPYTVQDHLKAIFEKVGVRSRREMVSRFFTEHYQPSLVASGDLAAH; this is encoded by the coding sequence GTGAACGAACACCTTGGCCAGGAACGCGTCCGAGCGGACGTCATCCGTCTCTGCCGGACCACGGTCGATCCGCTCGTCTTCTATGCGGAGGCGAATCGGCTCATCGGCAAGGTCGCGCCGTTCGACCTTTCGTGCTGGCACCAGCTGGACCCCGCGACCCTGCTCCCGACATCCCACTACAACGAATTCGGGATCCCGGCCCCTGCCGCCTGGGCGCATAACGAGTACATGGTCGACGACCTCAACAAGTTCTCGGATCTTGCCCGAGCCGACGTGCCCGCCGCGTCGCTGAGCGGCGCCACCGAGGGGCACCCCGAACGAAGCTCGCGGTACCGCGAACTCCTGACCCACGAAGGCTTCCGGGACGAGATGCGCGTCGCGTTCGTCGATTCCGAGGCGTGCTGGGGCGCGGCACTCTTCCTCCGCGCTGCCGGCCGTCCGGACTACACGCCCGCCGAGGCCGCGTTCCTCGCCGAGCTTTCCCGGCCGATCGCGCAGGCCCTCCGGCGTTCGCTGTTGACCCTGGCCCTGGCGGCGGGCGAAGGAGACGAGGCGCCCGGGCTGGTCGTCATCGACGCGGCCGGCCGGATCGAATCGCTCACCGAGCCAGCGCTGCGCTGGATGGCCGAGCTCGCCGAGGTCGGCATCAGCGTCCCGGACCGGCTCCCCTCGAGCGTCGCCGCGGTGGCCGCAGTCGCGCGCTCCGAGCCCGATCTTCGGCGAGCCGGAGTCCCACGGGTGCGCGCGCTCACCCGTGGCGGCCGGTGGCTGGTGCTCCACGGTGCCCTCCTTGAAGGGACCGCGGACGGAAAGGTGGCGGTCATCATCGAGCCCGCCCGATCGCCCGAGATCGCACCGCTGATCGTCCAGGCCTACGGGCTCACGCCGCGCGAGCGAGACGTGGCCGAGCTGGTGCTGCAGGGCCGGTCGACGAACGAGATCGCCGCCCTGCTCACCGTGTCGCCCTACACGGTTCAGGATCACCTCAAGGCGATCTTCGAGAAGGTCGGCGTTCGGAGCCGTCGGGAGATGGTGAGCCGGTTCTTCACCGAGCACTACCAACCTTCGCTGGTCGCGTCGGGGGACCTCGCGGCGCACTGA
- a CDS encoding pyridoxamine 5'-phosphate oxidase family protein, with the protein MVGQTEKFAHRGSRSACPLPAELRERLDGELVVWLSSVRPDGAPHLLPLWFAWDGEAITIYSKPEAQKVRNVRRDPRVMVAVGQAGSAFTVTLLEGVAEVVEGPGEPSAESGRLARYRDAMRQLGIGVEDFLATYSQRIRIQPVRVLDWGMPDWRAAVAAARSPDAQVERVTVASPFLTAVATGAAIFR; encoded by the coding sequence ATGGTTGGCCAGACCGAGAAGTTCGCCCACAGAGGCAGCCGCTCCGCGTGCCCCCTTCCCGCCGAACTGCGAGAGCGGCTCGACGGGGAACTCGTCGTCTGGCTCAGCAGTGTTCGGCCGGATGGCGCGCCGCACCTGCTGCCGCTCTGGTTCGCGTGGGACGGGGAGGCGATCACGATCTACAGCAAGCCGGAAGCCCAGAAGGTGCGGAACGTTCGACGCGACCCGCGGGTGATGGTGGCCGTCGGCCAGGCGGGGTCGGCCTTCACGGTGACGCTGCTCGAAGGCGTCGCCGAGGTGGTGGAAGGGCCGGGCGAACCCTCGGCCGAGAGCGGTCGCCTGGCCCGCTACCGGGATGCGATGCGCCAGCTGGGGATCGGGGTCGAGGACTTCCTCGCCACGTACTCGCAGCGGATCCGGATCCAGCCGGTGCGCGTCCTCGATTGGGGGATGCCGGACTGGCGTGCGGCCGTCGCCGCGGCTCGATCGCCGGACGCTCAGGTCGAACGAGTTACGGTCGCGTCCCCATTCCTCACGGCAGTCGCCACCGGGGCAGCGATATTCCGTTGA
- a CDS encoding SRPBCC family protein has protein sequence MSLSDPAAAGLLEHRETYDVVGEVVGWVRDLETAWRDEESRAPVLVTADEAAWSTSYILPAPPAIAWEWITSPARRPQWQVGVTAVEEASTSGRRGVGTTNHCVHGREAIVEEVLAWRPPELLTVRFQVPMPGIPKFTLSDILEPTPDGAGTRVSVRVLRPSSAKDRAKLEEIGPLLAHSFEGGIAPLQAALEADVAARAAAAARETPEPDLPVSAQRNIAAPVATAVRNGDATVTRST, from the coding sequence ATGAGCCTCAGCGACCCGGCCGCGGCGGGTCTGCTCGAGCACCGCGAGACGTACGACGTCGTCGGCGAGGTCGTTGGCTGGGTCCGCGATCTCGAGACAGCATGGCGGGACGAGGAATCGCGGGCGCCGGTCCTCGTTACCGCCGATGAGGCCGCCTGGTCCACGTCCTACATCCTGCCCGCGCCACCGGCGATCGCCTGGGAGTGGATCACCTCACCCGCCCGGCGACCGCAGTGGCAGGTTGGCGTGACGGCCGTCGAGGAGGCGAGCACCAGCGGACGGCGCGGCGTGGGCACGACGAACCATTGTGTCCACGGTCGCGAGGCGATCGTCGAGGAGGTGCTCGCCTGGCGCCCGCCCGAGCTTCTGACAGTCCGCTTCCAGGTGCCGATGCCGGGCATCCCGAAGTTCACCCTGAGCGACATCCTCGAGCCGACGCCGGACGGGGCCGGCACCCGGGTCTCCGTCCGGGTCCTCCGTCCGTCGAGTGCCAAGGATCGGGCGAAGCTCGAGGAGATCGGACCGCTGCTCGCCCACTCCTTTGAGGGCGGTATCGCCCCGCTCCAGGCGGCGCTCGAGGCGGACGTTGCCGCCCGCGCCGCCGCAGCGGCCCGTGAAACGCCGGAGCCGGACCTGCCGGTCTCGGCTCAACGGAATATCGCTGCCCCGGTGGCGACTGCCGTGAGGAATGGGGACGCGACCGTAACTCGTTCGACCTGA
- a CDS encoding GYD domain-containing protein, translating to MAKFLWQVSYTTEGLKGLMKEGGSSRVAAIRRLIESRGGKLEAFHFAFGDDDVYLIAELPSNVEASAISLAVGASGAARVKTVVLLSAEDVDAATKANVGYRAPGA from the coding sequence ATGGCGAAGTTCCTCTGGCAGGTCTCGTACACCACCGAGGGGCTCAAGGGCCTCATGAAGGAGGGCGGCAGCAGCCGGGTCGCGGCGATCCGGCGACTCATCGAAAGTCGGGGCGGCAAGCTCGAGGCGTTCCACTTCGCGTTCGGCGACGACGACGTGTACCTGATCGCCGAACTGCCGAGCAACGTGGAGGCGTCCGCGATCAGCCTGGCGGTCGGGGCCTCCGGTGCGGCGCGGGTCAAGACGGTCGTTCTGCTCAGTGCCGAGGATGTGGACGCAGCGACGAAGGCCAACGTCGGCTATCGAGCGCCGGGCGCCTGA
- a CDS encoding FAD-binding oxidoreductase: protein MIETADVIVVGAGVQGASLAFHLTRRGARVLVLERATIAAGATGRSSGFVRMHYDLESESRLAWASFPYFRDWPEFVGAGDCGFVRTGYLQLVPESLADHLRANVEMQQRLGIATLVVGPTEVSGLLGGAATEDITVGAYEAGSGYADPSGTAAGFLAAACRGTARVIQGCRVDAVWLERGAVAGVETNRGRFAAPVVVDVAGAWAAELARTVGVDIPVEPWRHPTAYFGLPPGRGPDFPIVVDERNQVYFRPEGREMMLVGLESGNELGGSPDRPLGALQPGDLEEMGSRVCARVPWMADGTLRTAHGGQDGITPDERAILGRAGPDGFFLACGFSGTGFKTAPAVGACLAELILDGRATTADISAYTLDRFAEGRYLVGEHPYGKLWR from the coding sequence ATGATCGAAACCGCGGACGTGATCGTTGTGGGCGCCGGAGTGCAGGGCGCGAGCCTCGCCTTCCACCTGACGCGACGCGGCGCCCGCGTCCTCGTGCTGGAACGTGCGACGATCGCAGCCGGTGCGACCGGGCGTTCTTCGGGCTTCGTCCGGATGCACTACGACCTGGAGAGTGAGTCGCGGCTCGCGTGGGCATCCTTCCCGTACTTCCGGGACTGGCCGGAGTTCGTTGGCGCCGGCGACTGCGGCTTCGTCCGCACCGGGTACCTCCAGCTGGTCCCGGAGTCGCTGGCGGATCACCTGCGAGCCAACGTCGAGATGCAACAGCGCCTTGGCATCGCGACGTTGGTCGTGGGCCCGACGGAGGTCTCCGGCCTCCTTGGCGGCGCGGCGACGGAGGACATCACGGTCGGGGCGTACGAGGCCGGGTCCGGGTACGCTGATCCGTCCGGGACGGCTGCCGGCTTCCTGGCTGCCGCCTGCCGCGGCACCGCGCGGGTGATCCAGGGCTGCCGCGTCGACGCGGTGTGGCTGGAACGCGGCGCTGTCGCGGGAGTCGAGACGAACCGTGGTCGGTTCGCCGCGCCGGTCGTCGTCGACGTGGCCGGCGCCTGGGCGGCGGAGCTTGCGCGGACGGTCGGGGTGGACATCCCGGTCGAGCCGTGGCGCCACCCCACCGCCTATTTCGGCCTGCCGCCTGGCCGCGGACCCGACTTCCCGATCGTGGTCGATGAACGGAACCAGGTGTACTTCCGCCCGGAAGGCCGCGAGATGATGCTCGTCGGCCTGGAAAGCGGGAACGAGCTCGGGGGCTCGCCCGACCGGCCGCTCGGGGCGCTGCAGCCCGGCGACCTCGAGGAGATGGGGTCGCGCGTGTGCGCCCGGGTTCCGTGGATGGCCGACGGCACGCTGCGCACGGCACATGGTGGACAGGATGGCATCACGCCGGATGAGCGCGCGATCCTGGGTCGAGCCGGCCCGGACGGGTTCTTCCTCGCCTGCGGCTTCTCGGGAACCGGCTTCAAGACCGCACCGGCGGTCGGTGCGTGCCTCGCCGAGCTCATCCTCGACGGCCGCGCGACGACTGCGGACATCTCCGCCTATACGCTGGACCGATTTGCCGAAGGACGGTATCTCGTGGGCGAACACCCATACGGCAAGCTCTGGCGCTGA
- a CDS encoding HAMP domain-containing protein, producing MTRLGRNRFRRLGLQRRIMLYVTAGLAVLFGVITFLGLGAIGQATQLVYQERLTTAYTTAGSLERDFAHLAGDVLETSQELLGQGTTGFGAGSASWIMGHIGRGDPYPFFDVTGIWLVDSSGRLLDQAGSPSATAVDSAAAARSIAASLHDPYAVLRAVEPVPGSVAFASVAVRLGAAGDLAAPIAVVTTVSINSANDFNPARYGRSALSPVPAGPAASSAERYHLEVVDALLGIAVLGIGPDEHPGQLSPHYAAVRALMAAGGAAAQLHEPGPHDTFAPHVMAVVPLPGSPFYVILEQPVDVALALPNQLRDQLLFTAGAGFVAALALAWITTRHVVKPTEQLTAAAERIAAGDLASPINVSAQDEVGSLAESLEAMRGRLQTAYAAIEGTNRELENRVAERTARLGQLLRQTITAQEEERRRLARELHDETAQTIAALSIALDRARDDLGQAPPATLARIGEAREIAARLLAETRRLILGLRPAVLDDLGLLAAIRWHSEEMLGDSAVEVAIEADPLLPRWPDHIEVALFRIAQEAITNVARHADAHHVTIRVTSIASTVTISVADDGRGFDVERALGSTGPDAESVGLIGMQERVRLLNGQLQIRSTEGGGTTVLVEAPVIDEEA from the coding sequence GTGACTCGGCTTGGCCGAAACCGGTTCCGGCGCCTGGGTCTGCAGCGCCGGATCATGCTCTATGTCACGGCAGGTCTCGCGGTCCTGTTCGGCGTCATCACGTTCCTCGGTCTCGGAGCGATCGGGCAGGCCACGCAGCTCGTCTACCAGGAACGGCTCACCACCGCCTATACGACGGCCGGCAGCCTGGAGCGGGACTTCGCGCACCTTGCCGGCGATGTCCTCGAGACGAGCCAGGAGCTTCTCGGCCAGGGCACGACGGGTTTCGGCGCTGGTTCCGCGAGCTGGATCATGGGCCACATCGGCCGCGGCGACCCGTACCCGTTCTTCGACGTGACGGGCATCTGGCTGGTCGACTCCAGCGGGCGTCTGCTCGATCAGGCGGGTAGCCCGAGCGCCACCGCCGTCGACAGTGCGGCCGCGGCGCGTTCCATCGCAGCCTCGCTTCACGATCCGTACGCCGTGTTGCGGGCCGTCGAACCGGTGCCTGGTTCGGTCGCGTTCGCCAGCGTGGCGGTCCGACTCGGCGCGGCAGGCGACCTGGCCGCCCCGATCGCCGTCGTCACCACCGTCTCGATCAACAGCGCGAACGACTTCAATCCCGCCCGCTATGGCCGTTCGGCCCTGAGCCCTGTTCCGGCGGGGCCGGCCGCGAGCAGCGCCGAGCGGTACCACCTCGAGGTCGTCGACGCGCTCCTCGGGATCGCCGTGCTCGGGATCGGTCCGGATGAGCATCCTGGCCAGCTCAGCCCCCACTACGCGGCGGTCCGGGCGCTCATGGCCGCCGGAGGCGCCGCTGCCCAGCTCCACGAGCCGGGTCCCCACGACACGTTCGCCCCCCACGTCATGGCCGTGGTCCCGCTGCCAGGCAGTCCCTTCTACGTCATCCTCGAACAGCCGGTCGATGTCGCCCTGGCCCTCCCGAACCAGCTCCGCGACCAGCTCCTGTTCACGGCCGGCGCAGGATTCGTCGCTGCCTTGGCCCTGGCCTGGATCACGACCCGCCATGTCGTCAAGCCAACCGAGCAGCTCACGGCGGCCGCGGAGCGGATCGCGGCCGGCGACCTCGCGAGCCCGATCAACGTGAGTGCCCAGGACGAGGTCGGCAGTCTCGCCGAGAGTCTCGAGGCGATGCGGGGGCGACTTCAGACGGCGTACGCGGCGATCGAAGGAACGAACCGTGAGCTCGAGAATCGTGTCGCCGAGCGGACGGCGCGCCTCGGGCAACTCCTCCGCCAGACGATCACCGCACAGGAGGAGGAACGTCGGCGCCTTGCCCGGGAACTCCACGACGAGACAGCCCAGACGATCGCGGCGCTCTCGATCGCGCTCGATCGTGCACGCGACGACCTTGGCCAGGCACCACCGGCGACGCTCGCCCGGATCGGCGAGGCGCGCGAGATCGCTGCCCGTCTTCTGGCCGAGACACGGCGGCTCATCCTCGGCCTTCGGCCGGCCGTGCTCGACGACCTCGGTCTCCTCGCGGCGATCCGCTGGCACAGCGAGGAGATGCTCGGAGACTCCGCGGTCGAGGTCGCCATCGAGGCGGATCCGCTGCTGCCGCGCTGGCCCGATCACATCGAGGTCGCGCTGTTCCGCATCGCCCAGGAGGCGATCACCAACGTCGCCAGGCATGCCGACGCCCATCATGTGACGATCCGGGTGACCTCCATCGCGTCCACCGTGACGATCAGCGTCGCCGACGATGGCCGAGGTTTCGACGTTGAGCGCGCTCTTGGCTCGACCGGACCGGACGCGGAGAGCGTCGGGCTGATCGGGATGCAGGAACGCGTTCGGCTGCTCAACGGACAACTGCAGATCCGCTCGACCGAGGGCGGCGGAACGACCGTCCTCGTGGAGGCGCCGGTCATCGACGAGGAAGCCTGA
- a CDS encoding response regulator transcription factor — MPKIRVVVVDDHTLIRQGIVGLLDSQPDIEVVGQAGSGQEAIATVVEIAPDIVLMDISMPGMSGLNATREIKSRLPGVQVVMLTIHDREDYLYQALRAGASGYVLKGADVHDLLAAVRSARRGEVYLYPSITKTLVTDYLRRARGGEAAESYGGLSDREREILNLIAQGRTTAEIAGELVLSPHTVQSHRDHIMAKLDLHSKAALIRYAIEKGLLEL; from the coding sequence ATGCCGAAGATCCGCGTCGTCGTCGTGGACGACCACACGCTCATCCGCCAGGGGATCGTCGGGCTGCTCGACAGTCAGCCCGACATCGAGGTGGTCGGCCAGGCCGGGAGCGGCCAGGAGGCGATCGCGACCGTGGTCGAGATCGCGCCGGACATCGTGCTCATGGATATCAGCATGCCCGGCATGAGCGGGCTCAATGCGACCCGCGAGATCAAGAGCCGCCTGCCCGGTGTCCAGGTCGTCATGCTCACGATCCACGATCGCGAGGACTACCTGTATCAGGCCCTGCGGGCCGGCGCGTCAGGCTACGTCCTCAAGGGTGCCGATGTCCACGACCTGCTGGCCGCCGTGCGGAGTGCCCGAAGGGGCGAGGTCTACCTCTACCCGAGCATCACGAAGACGCTCGTGACCGACTACCTGCGCCGGGCACGCGGTGGCGAAGCCGCCGAGTCGTACGGCGGCCTGAGCGACCGTGAACGCGAGATCCTCAACCTCATCGCCCAGGGCAGGACGACCGCTGAGATCGCCGGTGAGCTCGTCCTGAGTCCGCACACGGTCCAGTCGCATCGGGATCACATCATGGCCAAGCTCGATCTGCACTCGAAAGCCGCGCTCATCAGGTACGCCATCGAGAAGGGCCTGCTCGAGCTGTAG